From a region of the Campylobacter sp. genome:
- the panC gene encoding pantoate--beta-alanine ligase has translation MQIIRSVEELKSFRASASGSVGFVPTMGALHAGHASLIKRARNENDIVIVSAFLNPAQFLPGEDLNSYPKNEAGDIKICESLDVNALFIPTVDEIYGTEEPTIIAPKPISEILEGKTRPGHFDGVLKVLNKLFNLTRPNNVYMGKKDTQQLFIVQKMVKSFFMPINIIPCEIVRESDGLALSSRNAYLDEEGKLMALKLSRSLLNASSLIKKGEISLNIVREKMLSVLEPLAVDYIAFVDYKFNEISQIKQGDTIILLAAKVGTTRLIDNIWL, from the coding sequence ATGCAGATTATTAGAAGCGTAGAGGAGCTAAAAAGCTTCAGAGCATCAGCAAGCGGCAGCGTAGGCTTCGTACCTACGATGGGGGCTTTGCACGCAGGGCATGCGAGCCTCATAAAAAGGGCGCGAAACGAAAACGACATCGTAATCGTCTCGGCATTCCTCAATCCGGCGCAGTTTTTGCCCGGCGAGGATCTAAATAGCTACCCAAAAAACGAAGCGGGCGATATTAAAATTTGCGAAAGCCTCGATGTGAACGCGCTTTTTATCCCGACCGTGGATGAAATTTACGGCACGGAGGAGCCAACGATCATAGCACCTAAGCCGATAAGTGAAATTTTAGAAGGCAAAACGCGTCCCGGGCACTTCGACGGCGTACTTAAAGTGCTAAATAAGCTTTTTAATCTAACTCGTCCTAACAACGTTTATATGGGTAAAAAGGACACCCAGCAGCTTTTCATCGTGCAGAAGATGGTAAAGAGCTTTTTTATGCCTATAAATATCATCCCTTGTGAGATCGTGCGCGAGAGTGACGGCTTGGCACTTAGCTCGCGCAACGCCTATTTGGATGAGGAGGGAAAGCTTATGGCGCTTAAGCTTTCGCGCTCCTTGCTAAACGCCAGCTCGCTTATTAAAAAAGGCGAGATCAGCCTAAACATCGTCCGCGAAAAGATGCTTAGCGTGCTTGAGCCGCTGGCGGTCGATTATATAGCGTTCGTGGATTATAAATTTAATGAAATTTCGCAGATCAAGCAAGGCGATACGATAATCCTGCTTGCCGCAAAGGTCGGCACAACCCGCCTGATCGATAATATCTGGCTGTAA
- a CDS encoding DUF883 domain-containing protein, whose product MATQETNLDSLKKDIDSLKADFKEIMKSIKNIGAERAESAKDKILDQLNSNEIKKYIDDLRLKGKDGIESVNDTIKQDPIKSVAIAAGVGFLLAWLLKK is encoded by the coding sequence ATGGCTACTCAAGAGACAAATTTAGATTCTTTGAAAAAGGATATCGACTCTTTAAAAGCGGATTTTAAAGAGATTATGAAGTCCATCAAAAATATAGGCGCAGAGCGTGCAGAGTCTGCTAAAGATAAAATTCTAGATCAGCTAAACAGCAATGAGATCAAAAAATATATAGACGATCTAAGGCTCAAAGGCAAAGACGGCATAGAAAGCGTAAATGACACGATAAAACAAGATCCGATAAAAAGCGTTGCTATCGCTGCGGGCGTCGGATTTTTGCTCGCTTGGTTGCTGAAAAAATAA
- the prfB gene encoding peptide chain release factor 2, with translation MDNYEYTELLKTLNTKVENIAGVVKPENIKARLKEIEELENDQNLWQDVAKAGAIGKEKTKISNILNKFLNAKNAVDDAKALYELANSENDEETINSLFAEADALEGKIINLEISMMLSGENDDKNAIVSIHPGAGGTESNDWASMLYRMYLRFCEREGFKIEVLDFQEGEEAGLKDVSFIVRGENAYGYLKAENGIHRLVRVSPFDSAGRRHTSFSSVMVSPELNDDIEINIEEKDIRVDVFRASGAGGQHINKTESAVRITHIPTGIVVNCQNDRSQHKNKETAMKVLKSRLYELELMKQREKDENVPKSEIGWGHQIRSYVLFPYQQVKDNRSGEAYSQTDAILDGDIKSIIEGVLISQANR, from the coding sequence TTGGATAATTACGAATACACGGAACTTTTAAAAACCCTAAATACTAAAGTCGAAAATATTGCGGGCGTCGTAAAACCGGAGAACATCAAAGCGCGCCTAAAAGAGATCGAGGAGCTTGAAAACGATCAAAATCTCTGGCAGGACGTCGCAAAAGCAGGCGCCATCGGCAAGGAAAAAACTAAAATTTCAAATATCTTAAATAAATTTCTAAACGCTAAAAATGCCGTAGACGACGCAAAAGCTCTATATGAGCTGGCAAACTCGGAAAACGACGAAGAGACGATAAACTCGCTGTTTGCCGAGGCGGACGCGCTAGAGGGCAAGATCATAAATTTAGAAATTTCCATGATGCTTAGCGGTGAAAACGACGATAAAAACGCTATCGTCAGCATTCATCCGGGCGCGGGCGGTACGGAGAGTAACGACTGGGCGAGTATGCTATACCGCATGTATCTGCGCTTTTGCGAGCGAGAAGGCTTTAAGATAGAGGTTTTGGACTTTCAAGAGGGCGAGGAAGCAGGTCTTAAAGATGTTAGCTTCATCGTGCGCGGCGAGAACGCCTACGGATATCTGAAAGCCGAAAACGGCATCCATCGCCTGGTGCGCGTAAGCCCATTCGATAGTGCAGGGCGCAGACATACGAGCTTTTCAAGCGTGATGGTAAGCCCCGAGCTAAATGATGATATCGAGATAAATATCGAAGAGAAGGATATCCGCGTCGATGTGTTTCGCGCAAGCGGCGCAGGCGGGCAGCATATCAATAAAACCGAAAGCGCCGTGCGTATCACGCACATCCCAACGGGCATCGTAGTAAACTGCCAAAATGACAGAAGCCAGCACAAAAACAAAGAAACGGCGATGAAGGTGCTAAAGTCGCGCCTTTACGAGCTTGAGCTGATGAAACAGCGTGAGAAGGACGAGAACGTGCCTAAAAGCGAGATCGGCTGGGGGCATCAGATCCGCTCCTACGTGCTTTTCCCGTATCAGCAGGTTAAGGACAACCGCAGCGGCGAGGCTTATAGCCAAACCGATGCGATTTTAGACGGCGATATAAAAAGCATAATCGAAGGTGTTTTGATTTCACAAGCGAACAGATAA
- a CDS encoding type II secretion system protein, producing the protein MSEDGILLALGYSVNDATVAQLRGILSKCDFEDNELDRIVGLNDKLKIYGAHVAMSNSNPYFKIKNDATNEERKTTVEQIISAWSEKFKLKLQKVAGKETYYVLGRQISKN; encoded by the coding sequence ATGAGTGAAGATGGAATTTTGCTAGCGCTAGGATATAGCGTAAACGACGCGACGGTCGCGCAGCTGCGAGGAATTTTATCGAAGTGCGATTTTGAGGATAATGAGCTTGATCGCATTGTGGGGCTGAATGATAAGCTTAAAATTTACGGTGCGCACGTGGCGATGTCGAATTCAAACCCGTATTTTAAGATCAAAAACGACGCTACGAACGAGGAGCGCAAGACCACTGTGGAGCAGATCATCAGCGCTTGGTCGGAAAAATTTAAGCTCAAGCTACAAAAGGTCGCGGGCAAAGAGACCTATTACGTTTTGGGTCGCCAAATTTCAAAAAATTAA